Proteins encoded within one genomic window of [Enterobacter] lignolyticus SCF1:
- the ecnB gene encoding lipoprotein toxin entericidin B: MFKKTLAAFFSLLVLSSVLTACNTARGVGEDISEGGSVISGAATKAQQ, translated from the coding sequence ATGTTTAAGAAAACACTTGCAGCGTTCTTTTCTCTCCTGGTGCTCTCCTCTGTACTGACGGCGTGCAACACCGCGCGCGGCGTGGGCGAAGATATTTCAGAAGGCGGTAGCGTAATTTCCGGCGCAGCGACGAAAGCGCAGCAGTAG
- the groL gene encoding chaperonin GroEL (60 kDa chaperone family; promotes refolding of misfolded polypeptides especially under stressful conditions; forms two stacked rings of heptamers to form a barrel-shaped 14mer; ends can be capped by GroES; misfolded proteins enter the barrel where they are refolded when GroES binds), with the protein MAAKDVKFGNDARVKMLRGVNVLADAVKVTLGPKGRNVVLDKSFGAPTITKDGVSVAREIELEDKFENMGAQMVKEVASKANDAAGDGTTTATVLAQSIITEGLKAVAAGMNPMDLKRGIDKAVQAAVEELKALSVPCSDSKAIAQVGTISANSDETVGKLIAEAMDKVGKEGVITVEDGTGLQDELDVVEGMQFDRGYLSPYFINKPETGAVELESPFILLADKKISNIREMLPVLEAVAKAGKPLVIIAEDVEGEALATLVVNTMRGIVKVAAVKAPGFGDRRKAMLQDIATLTGGTVISEEIGMELEKATLEDLGQAKRVVINKDTTTIIDGVGDEAAIQGRVAQIRQQIEEATSDYDREKLQERVAKLAGGVAVIKVGAATEVEMKEKKARVEDALHATRAAVEEGVVAGGGVALIRVAAKIAGLKGQNEDQNVGIKVALRAMESPLRQIVLNCGEEPSVVANNVRAGEGNYGYNATTEEYGNMIDMGILDPTKVTRSALQYAASVAGLMITTECMVTDLPKGDAPDLGAAGMGGMGGMGGMM; encoded by the coding sequence ATGGCAGCTAAAGACGTAAAATTCGGTAACGACGCTCGTGTAAAAATGCTGCGCGGCGTGAACGTACTGGCAGATGCAGTGAAAGTTACCCTCGGTCCGAAAGGCCGTAACGTGGTTCTGGATAAATCTTTCGGTGCACCGACCATCACCAAAGATGGTGTTTCCGTAGCGCGTGAAATCGAGCTGGAAGACAAGTTCGAAAACATGGGCGCGCAGATGGTGAAAGAAGTTGCCTCTAAAGCGAACGACGCGGCAGGCGACGGCACCACCACCGCAACCGTACTGGCTCAGTCCATCATCACCGAAGGCCTGAAGGCCGTTGCGGCGGGCATGAACCCGATGGACCTGAAACGCGGTATCGACAAAGCGGTTCAGGCTGCTGTTGAAGAGCTGAAAGCGCTGTCCGTACCGTGCTCTGACTCCAAAGCTATCGCTCAGGTAGGCACCATCTCCGCTAACTCCGACGAAACCGTCGGTAAACTGATCGCTGAAGCGATGGATAAAGTTGGTAAAGAAGGCGTGATCACCGTTGAAGACGGTACCGGCCTGCAGGACGAGCTGGACGTGGTTGAAGGTATGCAGTTCGACCGCGGCTACCTGTCTCCTTACTTCATCAACAAGCCGGAAACTGGCGCCGTAGAGCTGGAAAGCCCGTTCATCCTGCTGGCTGATAAGAAAATCTCCAACATCCGCGAAATGCTGCCGGTGCTGGAAGCTGTAGCGAAAGCCGGCAAGCCGCTGGTTATCATCGCTGAAGACGTTGAAGGCGAAGCGCTGGCGACGCTGGTGGTTAACACCATGCGCGGCATCGTGAAAGTGGCTGCGGTGAAAGCGCCGGGCTTCGGCGACCGTCGTAAAGCCATGCTGCAGGATATCGCGACTCTGACCGGCGGTACCGTTATCTCTGAAGAGATCGGTATGGAGCTGGAAAAAGCGACCCTGGAAGACCTGGGCCAGGCAAAACGCGTGGTGATCAACAAAGACACCACCACCATCATCGATGGCGTGGGCGACGAAGCGGCAATTCAGGGCCGTGTGGCTCAGATTCGCCAGCAGATCGAAGAAGCAACTTCCGATTACGACCGTGAAAAACTGCAGGAGCGCGTAGCGAAACTGGCAGGCGGCGTTGCGGTTATCAAAGTCGGTGCGGCTACCGAAGTTGAAATGAAAGAGAAGAAAGCGCGCGTTGAAGATGCCCTGCACGCAACACGTGCTGCGGTAGAAGAAGGCGTGGTCGCGGGCGGCGGCGTTGCGCTGATCCGCGTAGCGGCGAAAATCGCTGGCCTGAAAGGTCAGAACGAAGACCAGAACGTGGGTATCAAAGTTGCGCTGCGCGCAATGGAGTCTCCGCTGCGTCAGATCGTTCTGAACTGCGGCGAAGAGCCGTCTGTGGTTGCGAACAACGTCCGTGCGGGCGAAGGTAACTACGGTTACAACGCGACGACCGAAGAATACGGCAACATGATCGACATGGGTATCCTGGATCCGACCAAAGTGACCCGTTCTGCGCTGCAGTACGCGGCCTCTGTTGCCGGTCTGATGATCACCACCGAGTGCATGGTGACCGACCTGCCGAAAGGCGACGCGCCTGACTTAGGTGCTGCCGGTATGGGCGGCATGGGCGGCATGGGCGGCATGATGTAA
- a CDS encoding entericidin A/B family lipoprotein, which produces MNRLLKLLVVFFIASLALSGCNTFRGFGEDVKHLGNSISHAAG; this is translated from the coding sequence ATGAATCGCTTACTGAAACTTTTGGTTGTTTTTTTTATCGCAAGTCTCGCACTTTCTGGCTGTAACACCTTCCGTGGTTTTGGCGAGGACGTCAAGCATCTGGGCAACTCCATCTCGCACGCCGCCGGCTGA
- the yjeH gene encoding L-methionine/branched-chain amino acid transporter, with product MSGLKQELGLTQGIGLLSTSLLGTGVFAVPALGALVAGDNSLWAWPVLIVLVFPIAIVFALLGRHFPSAGGVAHFVGMAFGPRLARVTGWLFLSVIPVGLPAALHIATGFSQALFGWHDEQLLLAELGTLAMVWWVGSRGASTSANLQTLVAILVMALIVALWWAGDITLARIPFPPVAAVDTSQLFAALSVMFWCFVGLEAFAHMASEFKHPERDFPRALMIGLLLAGAVYWACTVLVLHFHAFGENVAAATSLPSIVVTLFGVKALWMASVVGFLACFASLNIYIQSFARLVWSQAQYRPRSYLAQLSPRLIPRNALNAVLVCCVLSTLCIYTLKINLEALIVYANGIFIMIYLLCMLAGCRLLKGRYRALAVIGGALCLMLLAMVGWKSLYAIIMLAALWLFLPKRKIAENHRQAG from the coding sequence ATGAGTGGTTTAAAACAAGAGCTGGGGCTGACGCAGGGTATCGGGCTGCTGTCGACGTCGCTGCTGGGCACCGGCGTTTTCGCCGTTCCCGCCCTCGGCGCGTTAGTGGCAGGCGATAACAGCCTGTGGGCGTGGCCGGTGCTGATCGTTCTCGTATTTCCCATCGCCATCGTTTTTGCGCTGCTGGGCCGCCATTTCCCCAGCGCCGGCGGCGTGGCGCATTTTGTCGGTATGGCGTTCGGCCCCCGGCTGGCGCGGGTGACCGGCTGGCTGTTTTTGTCGGTGATCCCGGTCGGGTTACCCGCCGCGCTGCATATCGCCACCGGCTTTAGCCAGGCGCTGTTCGGCTGGCATGACGAGCAGCTGCTGCTGGCGGAGCTCGGCACGCTGGCGATGGTGTGGTGGGTCGGCTCTCGCGGCGCCAGCACCAGCGCGAACCTGCAAACCCTGGTGGCGATTCTGGTGATGGCGCTTATCGTCGCGCTCTGGTGGGCGGGCGATATTACGCTTGCCCGCATCCCCTTCCCACCCGTCGCCGCCGTCGACACGTCGCAGCTTTTCGCCGCGCTGTCGGTCATGTTCTGGTGCTTCGTCGGCCTGGAAGCGTTCGCCCATATGGCGTCGGAATTCAAACACCCCGAGCGCGACTTCCCGCGGGCGCTGATGATCGGCCTGCTGCTGGCGGGCGCCGTATACTGGGCCTGCACGGTGCTGGTGCTGCACTTTCACGCCTTCGGCGAGAACGTTGCCGCCGCAACCTCGCTGCCGTCGATCGTGGTCACGCTGTTTGGCGTTAAAGCGCTCTGGATGGCGAGCGTCGTCGGTTTTCTGGCCTGCTTCGCCAGCCTGAATATCTATATTCAAAGCTTTGCCCGCCTGGTGTGGTCGCAGGCGCAGTACCGCCCGCGCAGCTACCTGGCGCAGCTCTCACCGCGTTTAATTCCCCGCAATGCGCTGAACGCGGTGCTCGTCTGCTGCGTGCTCAGCACCCTGTGCATCTATACGCTCAAAATCAACCTTGAGGCGCTGATCGTGTACGCCAACGGCATTTTCATCATGATTTATCTGCTGTGCATGCTGGCGGGCTGTCGGCTGCTGAAGGGGCGCTACAGGGCGCTGGCCGTTATCGGCGGCGCGCTGTGCCTGATGCTGCTGGCGATGGTGGGTTGGAAAAGTCTGTATGCCATTATCATGCTGGCGGCGCTGTGGCTGTTTTTGCCAAAACGAAAAATAGCTGAAAATCACCGCCAGGCCGGATAA
- a CDS encoding helix-turn-helix transcriptional regulator: MYKILIIDRCYFSRFGLETWLQQVNGSHIFLVTSLNSLLLARAHIESWQPHLVIADLSGFERDPQQAHVIPPLLNLCNQRSRLLLLHPDAPDYSATAVASKQVSLDVINHIIHTTLHSGPSIPPARIATPLLTRQEEKVLSLWMEGASNLMIAREMNINSKTVYTYKRNIRLKLNMENRFSPFIPLADCTQ, translated from the coding sequence ATGTATAAAATCCTGATAATTGATCGCTGCTACTTCAGCCGCTTCGGGCTGGAAACGTGGTTGCAGCAGGTCAATGGCAGTCACATTTTCCTTGTTACCAGCCTGAACAGTTTACTGTTGGCGCGCGCGCATATTGAAAGCTGGCAGCCTCATTTGGTTATTGCCGACCTGTCAGGATTTGAGAGGGACCCGCAGCAGGCGCACGTGATCCCCCCGCTGCTGAATCTGTGCAACCAGCGTTCGCGCCTGCTGCTGCTCCACCCGGACGCGCCGGACTACAGCGCAACGGCGGTCGCCAGCAAACAGGTCTCGCTTGATGTCATCAATCACATTATCCACACGACCCTGCATTCCGGCCCCAGCATTCCCCCAGCGCGCATCGCCACGCCGCTGTTAACCCGCCAGGAAGAGAAGGTGCTTTCGCTGTGGATGGAGGGGGCCAGCAATCTGATGATTGCCCGCGAGATGAATATCAACAGTAAAACGGTGTATACCTACAAGCGGAATATTCGTCTGAAGCTCAACATGGAGAACCGCTTCTCTCCGTTCATTCCGCTCGCGGACTGCACGCAATAG
- the efp gene encoding elongation factor P: MATYYSNDFRAGLKIMMDGEPYAVEASEFVKPGKGQAFARVKLRRLLTGTRVEKTFKSTDSAEGADVVDMNLTFLYNDGEFYHFMNNETFEQLAADEKAVGDNAKWLLDQAECIVTLWNGQPISVTPPNFVELEIVETDPGLKGDTAGTGGKPATLSTGAVVKVPLFVQIGEVIKVDTRSGEYVSRVK; encoded by the coding sequence ATGGCGACTTACTATAGCAACGATTTTCGTGCCGGTCTTAAAATCATGATGGACGGCGAACCGTACGCGGTTGAAGCCAGCGAATTCGTTAAACCAGGTAAAGGCCAGGCATTTGCGCGCGTTAAGCTGCGCCGCCTGCTGACCGGCACCCGCGTAGAGAAAACCTTTAAATCTACCGACTCTGCTGAAGGCGCAGATGTTGTGGATATGAACCTGACCTTCCTGTACAACGACGGCGAGTTCTACCACTTCATGAACAACGAAACGTTCGAACAGCTGGCTGCTGATGAGAAAGCCGTTGGCGATAACGCGAAATGGCTGCTGGATCAGGCCGAGTGCATCGTGACCCTGTGGAACGGCCAGCCGATTTCCGTGACCCCGCCGAACTTCGTTGAGCTGGAAATCGTGGAAACCGATCCAGGCCTGAAAGGCGATACCGCAGGTACTGGCGGCAAGCCGGCTACCCTGAGCACCGGCGCCGTGGTTAAGGTTCCGCTGTTCGTACAGATCGGCGAAGTTATCAAAGTTGACACCCGCTCTGGTGAATATGTTTCTCGCGTGAAGTAA
- a CDS encoding DUF4156 domain-containing protein encodes MRVKVCAGIVGAVLLLAGCSSSNELTAGGQSVRFVEDKPGSECQLLGTATGKQSNWLSGQHGEEGGSMRGAANALRNQAAEMGGNVIYGVSSPTQGMLSSFVPTDSEMIGQVYKCKN; translated from the coding sequence ATGCGCGTAAAAGTCTGTGCAGGGATCGTCGGTGCCGTATTACTTCTGGCGGGTTGCAGCTCCAGCAATGAATTAACCGCAGGCGGACAGAGCGTTCGCTTTGTAGAAGATAAGCCAGGTAGCGAATGCCAGCTGTTAGGCACGGCGACCGGTAAGCAGAGCAACTGGCTTTCTGGTCAGCACGGTGAAGAGGGCGGTTCTATGCGTGGCGCGGCGAATGCGCTGCGTAACCAGGCCGCTGAAATGGGCGGTAACGTGATTTATGGCGTAAGCAGCCCGACTCAGGGAATGCTCTCCAGCTTTGTCCCGACCGACAGCGAAATGATCGGCCAGGTTTATAAGTGCAAAAACTGA
- a CDS encoding co-chaperone GroES, translating into MSIRPLHDRVIVKRKEVESKSAGGIVLTGSAAGKSTRGEIIAVGKGRILENGTVQPLDVKVGDIVIFNDGYGVKSEKIDNEEVLIMSESDILAIVEA; encoded by the coding sequence ATGAGTATTCGTCCGTTACATGATCGTGTGATCGTCAAACGCAAAGAAGTTGAATCCAAATCCGCAGGCGGCATCGTGCTGACCGGTTCTGCAGCAGGTAAATCAACTCGTGGCGAAATCATCGCTGTCGGTAAGGGCCGCATCCTGGAAAACGGTACTGTGCAGCCGCTGGACGTGAAAGTGGGCGATATCGTCATTTTCAACGACGGCTACGGCGTGAAATCTGAAAAGATCGACAATGAAGAAGTGTTGATCATGTCCGAAAGCGACATTCTGGCAATTGTTGAAGCGTAA
- a CDS encoding IS4 family transposase, whose translation MHIGQALDLVSRYDSLRNPLTSLGDYLDPELISRCLAESGTVTLRKRRLPLEMMVWCIVGMALERKEPLHQIVNRLDIMLPGDRPFVAPSAVIQARQRLGSEAVRRVFTQTAQLWHGATAHPHWCGLTLLAVDGVVWRTQDTPENDTAFPRQTHGGKPGLYPQVKMVCQMELTSHLLTAAAFGTMKESENALAEQLISQTGDNTLTLMDKGYYSLGLLNAWSLAGEHRHWMIPLKKGAQYEEERKLGKGDHLVTLKTSPQARKKWPELGEEITARLLTFTRKGKVCHLLTSMTDAMRFPGGEMADLYGHRWEIELGYREIKQTMQLSRLTLRSKKPELVEQELWGVLLAYNLVRYQMIKMAGSLKGYWPNQLSFSESCGMVMRMLMTLQGASPGRIPELMRDLESMGQLVKLPIRRERAFPRTVKERPQKYSKTWRKTASQSLN comes from the coding sequence ATGCACATTGGACAGGCTCTTGATCTTGTTTCCCGTTACGATTCTTTGCGTAACCCACTGACTTCTTTAGGGGATTATCTCGACCCTGAACTTATCTCACGTTGCCTTGCTGAGTCCGGCACAGTCACCCTGCGCAAGCGCCGCCTGCCGCTGGAAATGATGGTCTGGTGTATTGTCGGTATGGCGCTTGAGCGTAAGGAGCCTCTTCACCAGATTGTTAATCGCCTGGATATCATGCTGCCGGGCGACCGTCCTTTCGTCGCCCCCAGTGCCGTTATTCAGGCCCGCCAGCGTCTGGGGAGTGAGGCCGTTCGCCGTGTATTCACCCAAACCGCACAACTCTGGCATGGAGCCACGGCACATCCACACTGGTGCGGCCTGACGCTGCTGGCCGTGGATGGCGTGGTCTGGCGAACACAGGATACGCCGGAAAATGATACAGCCTTCCCGCGTCAGACACACGGCGGAAAACCGGGACTCTATCCGCAGGTAAAAATGGTCTGCCAGATGGAGCTGACCAGCCATCTGCTCACGGCTGCAGCCTTTGGCACAATGAAAGAGAGCGAAAATGCACTCGCAGAGCAGCTGATATCTCAGACAGGTGATAACACACTGACTTTGATGGATAAAGGTTATTACTCGCTGGGTCTGCTGAACGCCTGGAGCCTGGCGGGAGAACACCGGCACTGGATGATCCCGCTGAAAAAGGGAGCACAGTATGAAGAGGAGAGAAAGCTGGGTAAAGGCGATCACCTGGTCACGCTGAAAACCAGCCCGCAGGCACGGAAAAAATGGCCGGAGCTGGGTGAAGAAATAACAGCGCGACTGCTGACGTTCACTCGTAAAGGAAAAGTCTGCCATCTGCTGACGTCAATGACGGATGCAATGCGCTTCCCGGGCGGTGAGATGGCAGACCTGTACGGCCATCGGTGGGAAATCGAACTGGGTTACAGGGAGATAAAACAGACGATGCAACTGAGCAGACTGACGCTGAGAAGTAAAAAGCCAGAGCTTGTAGAACAGGAGCTCTGGGGAGTGTTACTGGCCTATAATCTTGTGAGATATCAGATGATTAAAATGGCGGGAAGCCTGAAGGGATACTGGCCGAATCAGCTAAGCTTCTCAGAATCATGTGGAATGGTGATGCGAATGCTGATGACTCTGCAGGGCGCTTCGCCAGGTCGTATCCCGGAGCTGATGCGTGATCTTGAAAGCATGGGACAGTTGGTGAAATTACCGATAAGAAGGGAAAGAGCCTTCCCGCGAACAGTAAAAGAAAGGCCCCAGAAATACAGTAAAACCTGGAGAAAAACAGCCAGTCAGTCGCTTAACTGA
- the sugE gene encoding quaternary ammonium compound efflux SMR transporter SugE — MSWLILLIAGLLEVVWAVGLKYTHGFSRLVPSVITVVAMVASVALLSWAMKSLPVGTAYAVWTGIGAVGAAITGILLLGESASLARILSLALIVCGIIGLKLSTH, encoded by the coding sequence ATGTCCTGGTTAATTTTGCTGATTGCCGGTCTTCTGGAAGTTGTGTGGGCCGTTGGCCTGAAATATACCCACGGATTTAGTCGACTGGTGCCGAGCGTGATTACGGTCGTGGCGATGGTCGCCAGCGTTGCGCTGCTGTCATGGGCGATGAAAAGCCTGCCGGTAGGGACGGCGTATGCGGTCTGGACGGGAATTGGCGCGGTCGGCGCGGCGATAACGGGGATCCTGCTGCTGGGCGAGTCGGCAAGCCTGGCGCGTATCCTGAGCCTTGCGCTTATCGTGTGCGGGATTATCGGCCTGAAGCTCAGTACGCACTAA
- a CDS encoding FxsA family protein encodes MRWIPFIVIFLYVYIEISIFIQVAHVLGVLLTLILVILSSVIGMSLVRNQGFKNFVLMQQKMQAGESPAAEMIKSVSLIIAGLLLVVPGFFTDFLGLLLLLPPVQKHLTLKLMPHLRFSRTPGGGFSAGTGGGDTFDGEFQRKDEERDRLDHKDDRRD; translated from the coding sequence GTGCGCTGGATACCTTTTATTGTCATCTTTTTGTATGTCTACATTGAGATCTCTATCTTCATTCAGGTTGCGCATGTGCTGGGCGTCCTGCTGACCCTGATTTTGGTTATCCTGAGCTCGGTCATCGGCATGTCACTGGTGCGCAATCAGGGATTCAAAAACTTTGTGCTGATGCAGCAAAAAATGCAGGCGGGCGAAAGCCCGGCGGCGGAGATGATCAAAAGCGTGTCGCTGATTATTGCCGGTTTGCTGCTGGTGGTGCCCGGCTTTTTCACCGACTTCCTCGGCCTGCTGCTGCTGTTGCCGCCGGTGCAGAAACACCTGACGCTGAAGCTGATGCCGCACCTGCGCTTTTCCCGGACGCCGGGCGGCGGTTTTAGCGCCGGAACCGGCGGCGGAGACACCTTTGACGGTGAGTTTCAACGTAAAGACGAGGAGCGCGATCGCCTGGACCATAAAGACGATCGCCGCGATTAA
- the epmB gene encoding EF-P beta-lysylation protein EpmB, which produces MAHIVTLNTPSREDWLSQLADVITSPDELLRLLDLEANEDLLAGREAKRLFALRVPRAFVARMEKGNPNDPLLKQVITSQDEFVAAPGFSTDPLEEQHSVVPGLLHKYLNRALLLVKGGCAVNCRYCFRRHFPYAENQGNKRNWQVALAYIAAHPELDEIIFSGGDPLMAKDHELDWLISELEAIPHIKRLRIHSRLPVVIPARITGALAERFARSSLQILLVNHINHAQEIDDDFRAAMKTLRQAGVTLLNQSVLLRGVNDNAQTLANLSNALFDAGVMPYYLHVLDKVQGAAHFMVSDDEARTIVRELLTLISGYMVPKLAREIGGEPSKTPLDLQLRQS; this is translated from the coding sequence ATGGCGCATATTGTAACCCTAAATACCCCGTCCAGAGAAGATTGGTTATCGCAACTTGCCGATGTAATCACCAGTCCTGATGAACTGCTTCGTCTGTTAGACCTTGAAGCGAATGAAGATTTGCTCGCAGGACGGGAGGCAAAACGCCTCTTCGCCCTGCGCGTTCCCCGCGCGTTCGTGGCGCGGATGGAAAAAGGCAATCCCAACGATCCGCTGCTAAAACAAGTAATTACATCGCAAGATGAGTTTGTTGCCGCCCCCGGGTTCAGTACCGATCCGCTGGAGGAACAGCACAGCGTGGTGCCGGGTTTGCTGCACAAATACCTCAATCGCGCGCTGCTGCTGGTCAAAGGCGGCTGCGCGGTAAATTGTCGTTATTGCTTCCGCCGCCACTTCCCGTATGCCGAAAATCAGGGCAACAAGCGCAACTGGCAGGTGGCGCTGGCGTATATCGCCGCCCATCCGGAGCTGGATGAAATCATTTTTTCCGGCGGCGACCCGCTGATGGCCAAAGACCATGAGCTCGACTGGCTCATCAGCGAGCTGGAGGCTATCCCGCATATTAAGCGTCTGCGCATCCACAGCCGTCTGCCTGTCGTTATCCCGGCGCGTATTACCGGGGCGCTGGCGGAACGTTTCGCCCGCTCGTCGCTGCAAATTCTGCTGGTCAACCATATCAACCACGCGCAGGAGATTGACGACGACTTCCGGGCGGCGATGAAAACGCTGCGCCAGGCGGGGGTGACGTTATTGAACCAGAGCGTGCTGCTGCGCGGCGTCAACGATAACGCGCAGACGCTGGCGAATCTCAGCAACGCGCTGTTTGACGCGGGCGTCATGCCCTACTACCTGCACGTGCTGGATAAGGTCCAGGGCGCGGCGCATTTTATGGTGAGCGATGACGAAGCCCGCACGATCGTACGTGAGCTGCTGACGTTGATATCCGGGTATATGGTGCCGAAACTGGCGAGAGAGATTGGCGGTGAGCCGAGTAAAACGCCGCTGGACTTGCAGCTGCGGCAGAGCTGA